The Agrobacterium vitis sequence CCCATCAGGTCGGACCGCGCCCAGGCGGCATAGATAAAGATCGACAGGCCGATAGGTAGGATCAACCCGTTCAGGCCACCAACGAAGACCAGCATTTGCGCGGGCGGGGTGGTCATGATGATGTAGAAGAACAGCGAAATGGCGATGAATGCCACGGTGGCGAGATTGCGCGCCCGCTCGCTCATATCCTGTTTGAAGGCGGTCAGGAACGAGACCGATGTATAGGCTGCGCCGATGACGCTGGTGATGGCGGCGGCCCAGAAGATGACGCCAAACAGGCGAAGTCCGATATTACCGGCGGCGCTCTGGAAGGCTTGTGCAGCCGGATTGGCGCTTTTGCCGGAAATGTCGATGACCACACCGCTGGCGACGACGCCAAGCACAGCCAGGAACAGCACATAACGCATGACGCCCGTCACGGCGATGCCGGTCAAGGCGGCGCGGTTGACGGCACCGAGATTTTCAATGCCGACGGTGCCCTTGTCCAGCAGGCGATGCGCGCCGGAATAGGTGATGTAACCGCCGACCGTGCCGCCGACAATGGTGGTGATGGTGGCAAAATTGATGGTGTCGGGCAGGATCGTCTGGCGCAGTGCCTCAAACAGTGGCGGGCCGGATACATAGGCGACAAACAGCGTCAGGGCGATCATCAGCAAGCCAGCGACGATGATGAAGCGGTCGATTGCCAGCCCTGCGCGCTTTGATAGGAAAATGCCAATGGACAGCAGGGCGCTGATGGCGCCGCCCCATTTCGGGTCAAGGCCGAGCATGGCGTTGAGGCCAAGGCCGGTGCCGCCGATATTGCCGATATTGAAGAACAGCCCGCCGATAATCACCAGAACGGCAAGCAGATAGCCGGAGCCGGGAATGGCGGCATTGGCAATATCTGAGGCGCGCATCCGGGTGAGTGTGA is a genomic window containing:
- a CDS encoding NRAMP family divalent metal transporter: MATSAIGPGFITQTATFTATMGAAFAFGILASIIIDFVVQLNIWRIVTLTRMRASDIANAAIPGSGYLLAVLVIIGGLFFNIGNIGGTGLGLNAMLGLDPKWGGAISALLSIGIFLSKRAGLAIDRFIIVAGLLMIALTLFVAYVSGPPLFEALRQTILPDTINFATITTIVGGTVGGYITYSGAHRLLDKGTVGIENLGAVNRAALTGIAVTGVMRYVLFLAVLGVVASGVVIDISGKSANPAAQAFQSAAGNIGLRLFGVIFWAAAITSVIGAAYTSVSFLTAFKQDMSERARNLATVAFIAISLFFYIIMTTPPAQMLVFVGGLNGLILPIGLSIFIYAAWARSDLMGGYRYPRWLLILGVLTCALTWYMAYKSVGPIFALLGL